TGCCTCCAGGTCAGTTCGAATAAGGTTCGACAGAAGAAGCCTCGATCACATAGCCGGCTTCGACTTTGCCTTGCCCGTCTGAATAAGTCACCGTTGAATGTCTCGTCTCCGCCTCGACATCGCCGCTGACCCAGATGGGGTGGAATTCACGGATGTGTGCCCATAGTTCGGCTATTTCGGAACGGTCGATTGAACAAGTTGCAGTCCTTGCTCAGGCCTCTCCCCGGGATCGTACATCGCCGTCCCTGCAAAGAGTGTGGCACCTATCAGAAGCACGCAAGCTGCCGCCGCGATCCGCGCACCGGCCTCAAAACGGAACCGCCGCTGTGGGTTTGTCGCAACGCGCGTTTCAGCCCAGTTGCGCCCCCAGATCGCAGCAACGCCGATGGCCGACATAGTAACCGCCATGCCCGCAGAGATAGCCAGAACCATCATGATTGCCGGGATCAGCAGATCATTTGCAAGACCGAAGAGCATGACGATCAAAGCACCGGTGCACGGCACGATGCCAACAGCAGCCGCGATCCACTTGCCGCCGCGGGCCGTGTTTTGCGCAGCAGAGCAGGCCGCGCAGCCGGCATGGGCGTGATCATCGTGATGATGATGATGGTGGTGGGTGTCACCTGCCATTTCGGTCGTTCGGCGGACCCGGACGGCGGCGAGCGAACGCCAGAGCATGACCGCACCGATGGCAACGATCAGCGCATAGCTCGCCATTCGGATCATGCGATAGTCCGAAGGTGCCGCGCCGGTCGCCTGTCTTACCGCGAAATCGAGCAGGAACACGATCACAATCGCAGACAAAACGTGCATTACGGCGATCTGAACCCCCATGGCGACTCCGCGGCGCAAGCTGCCGCCCGCCCCAATAAAGTAGGAAATGACAACGGCCTTGCCATGCCCGGGCCCCAGCGTGTGCAGTGCGCCATAGGCGAAGGCAATCAGCAGCGCGAGGCCGACAGTGCCCGCAGACCGGCCTTGTTCCATGTTCGTCATCGCTGCGGTGAAGACATTCGTGATCTTGGCCTGTGCCGCCGCGAACCACGACAGATCGGCAGCCGCCGTCTCAGAGGCAACGATCTCGCCCGGTGTTCCGCCGATAGTGGCTTGCTCCATCGCATAGGATGCTGGAATGCGACGCGTGCCATCGACAAGAAATAGATCGTATTCCGACGGGCGATGCGTGAGGCGCCCCTCGAGACGGACCGGCGTGAACATGCCAGTCACCTCGAAACCTTCGGGGTAGTTAACATGGACAATCTGGTTTGGGGCCGGCGGAGGCGTGTGTATGCAAGCCCCAACCCAGGGCACCAGCAGGAACTCGACAATCATCCCGCCCTCCGCACGCAGCGGCAAAACGTACCCGTCCATGATGATAGTCTTGTCGAGATGCGTCGTGGTGACGCCGAGCGTCTCATTCTCTCGCCGCTGCATGATAATTTCGCGCTGCGTAAACAGATGCTCGATGTCGAGGCCTGCTTCCTCAAGCCGAAGCCGCGCGGCTTTTGCCGCTTCGGCCAGATCTGTGTCAAAGTTACCCGCGGCGTCGGCCAAGTCGGCACGGAGTACAGTGCGCAGATCAGAGATCTGTTTGGAGGGCATCTCGGCGAACGGATCGTCATAGGGTTCAACCGTCGGTGCCAGTGAGGACCAAGTGGCCAATTGCCCCGCCGCAGCCGGCGGAGCGATTGGTGTGATCAGAATAGCAATCACCGTGGCCAAAACAGCGCTGACAAGTCTCATCTCAGTTCTCCAGCGTGTTCTTGTAAATCTTGCCGTCCTTCATGATGATCTTGAGGTTGTCGGTGTCGGTCACCGCGTCCAGCGTCTCCAGAGGATTGCCGTCGACCAACAGGATGTCCGCATAAGCACCTTCCTCGATCACTCCAATCGGACCGTCTGGATACGGGTTCTTCATACCGCTCATCGCGAGAAGTCCCGTCACGTTGCCGGTGGCCATCTTCAGGATCTCGCCTGGCTCGAACCAGGGCAGGAGCCGTTCCATCTGCTTGATCTGATCCGAGGGGTCAGGGAGGTTGAACATGTCCGTGCCGTAGGTGACCTTCAGGTCCGGGATTTCCTTGGCCATCTGGTACATCTCGGCGGTAGCCTTGCAGACAATCGCCAGTTTTTCGTTCGAGAAATCGTCGAGCTGGGGCTCGTTGCAGACGGTAAAGGGCTGCGTGCTTAGATAGACCCCTTCTGCAGCCATCCGCTCCAGTGTTGCCTTGTCGAGAAGTTGACCGTGGCCGACATCCTTGATCCCGGCGTCGATTGCACGATTGATGGATTCCGGCGTGTAGGCGTGCATAGTCACATAGGTACCAAAGTCGGCAGCGGCATCCGCTGCGGCCTTCATCTCTTCGAAAGTGTATTGGGTCGACAGGAGCGGATCGGTGGGCGAGGCATAGCCTCCACCGGCCGCAATCTTGATCTGTGACGCTCCGAGCCGCAGGTTTTCCCGCACCGCCGAAAGCACCTGTGGAACACCATCGGCAAGGAAGCTATAGCCGAGACGGTCAGAGGTCGGTTCGGTACCGGAGAAGACGCGGTGTGTATCGGACCTGGCGCGGAAATCGTAGTGACCGGACGTCTGGCCGACAAAACGACCAGACGGGTAGATCCGCGGCCCCGGCACGAGGCCTTCGTCGATCGCTGCCGCAAGCGCAAACACGTTGCCGCCCATGTCGCGCACCGTGGTTACACCGCGCATCAGCATGTCTTCGGCATCAACCGTCGACCGGATGAAGGCATAACCTGGATGGTCGTTAAACAACCGCGCCACGGGAATCGACACCATCGACATATGCGTGTGCGTATCCATCAGCCCGGGCATCAGCGTGTACCCGTCACCGTCGATCACCTGCCCACCGGCCACGGCTATGTCGTCGGCGGTAATCTGCGTGATCTTGTTGCCGGTGACCACAACGTTGACGTCTTGCCTCAGTTCCAGCGTCACCCCATCGAACACGTCGACATTAGTGAACAGAATCGGACCATCCGACGTGCCGCCCTGCGCAAAAGCCACCCCAGTGGCGCAGGCAAGCACGCCAGCAACGGCGGTGCAAATTAAGGTCTTCATGGGGTCTCCTCCTAGGATTTTTCGTATCATAGAGTATTAACCGCCCTCACAACCGGACAGCCAGATCTGTTCAAGCCTTAGGGAAGCGTGTTCTTGTAGATTTTGCCATCCTTCATGATGATCTTGATATTGTCGCGGTTCGTGACCTTTTTGATATCCTCCAGCGGATTGCCCTCCACGAGCAGAAGATCTGCCAATGCGTCTTCCTCGACACGGCCCAGCACACCGGGATAAGGATTGCGCGGACCAGACAACTGCAGCAGTTCGGTGGCGTTGCCGGTAGACATCTTCAGAATTTCGTAAGGCGTGAACCAGTCAAGCAGACGCTCCATCTGTTCGACTTCCTCGCTGACACCGATGCCAGGACCCGGGCTGATGAAGATGTCGGTGCCATGCACAACTTTCAGGTCTGGCAGTTCCTTGATCCATTCATAAACCTGACCGGTGCCCTGACAGACGATTGCCTGCTTTGCATTCTGCGCTTCGGTGAGCCCGGCTTCACTACAGATCGTAAAGGGTTGGATGCTCAGCCAGACGCCTTCGGCAGCCATGCGCTCCAGTGTGGGACGGTCCAGAAGCTGGCCGTGCTCGATCGACTTCACGCCGCCGTCGATCGCCTGGTTGACCGCGCGGGTCGTGTAGCCATGGACGGTCACGTAGGTGCCCCAGTTCTCAGCCGCTGCAACGGCCGCCTGAATTTCCTCCAGCAGGAACTGTGTCGTGTCGAGCGGATCGTTGATCCCGCTGACCGAGCCACCGATAGCCAGCTTGACTTGTGAGGCGCCCAGACGAAGTTGTTCGCGCGTCGCGGCCAGTATCTGCGGGACCCCGTCAACCTGCGCCCCGTGGCCCTTTTGGTCCGACACAGGGCGTGCGCCGCCGAACATTGGGTTATCCTGCGCAGGCAGCCGGAAATCGCCGTGCCCGCTGGTCTGCGAGATCATGGCACCGGACGGATAGACCCGCGGTCCGGGAATAGAGCCGTCATCGATCGCCCGCTTCAGGCCAAAGACGTCCCCCGCCATGTCGCGTACAGTCGTGACACCGTTCATCAAAGTATCACGCGCCATAAGCGTGCTCTGGATAGTGGTGTAGCTCTGTCGCTGGAACAGGATCTCGGGGAAGGTGACGCCGGAGAACATCAGGTGGGTGTGACTGTCGATGATACCGGGCATCAGCGTATGGTCCGTGCCGTCGATCACCCGTCCGCCCGCAACTACGAGCTCCTCTGACGAGATCGCCGAGATCTTGTTGCCAGTCACAACGACGTTGACATCTTCCATCAGCGCTTCATTCACGCCGTCGAAGACATCGACATTGGTGAACAGGATCGGGCTGTCCGGCGTCGTATTTTGGGCGGTTGCAGCGCTGGCTGCGCAGACGAGGGCGCCGCCAATTACTGTGGAAAGCATTTTTTTCATCGATGGGGCCTTTCTCCATTTTATTCTTGAAAAATTGAGACAGCTAGCGCGAACGAACGCAGGTCGCTCCCTCAGCAGGCAGATCCAAAGACCATCATTGCACAACTGGATTGCGGATCGCGACACCAGCATCAACGCGCTGGACCACGGAGTTGTCGACCACGACCTGACCGTTGACTATGACGAAAGGGATGCCGGTAGAGGGCAGCGAATTCTCGCCGATCTTCGCAGTGGCGTTGTCCGTCACGGTCTCGGGGTCGAAGATGGTGATGTCGGCCGCCGAGCCTTCCTGCAGGCGTCCGCGGATCTTCATCTGGGGCACGTGGTCCTCGAGGAAGACCGCGGGCTGATAAGTCATCTTCGACAGCGCGGTCATAAGCGAGATGCCGTCGTTCTCGCGCGCCATCCGAAGGATACGCGCATGGGTGCCGGCGCCGCGGGCGTGGCCGTTGCCTGCGCCGTAGGGCTTGTCCCAGTCGCCAGTGTAGCCGTCCTCGAAGAGATACGGCATCGCGTCCGAGCCGACGATTGTCGTCGGGCGCGAGAATGCCTCGTCGATATACTCCTGCTTCATCGTGTACATCAGCAGGCCCGTCGTGGGTGCCTCGGTGCGCAGCCGGTCGAACTCTTCGTCGGTCAGGGACTGCCCGGTTTCGGTGACGACGTAGTCGGACGCCGTGACGCCAAGCCGGTCCTGATAGCCGGGTCGGTTGTAGTCGGCGTCGACATAGGTTCCGGCGTATTGGTAGGGGTAGAATTCCCCGATGACGTTCTGGCCCTGCGCCTGCGCCGCCTCGATCAGATCGAGGCACTTGCCGGTCAGGCCGAGGCAGTTGCTGGGGACGTGATGCATCAGCATCGGGACGTCCTGGGTCCGGGCAACGGTCAGCATTTCCTCGAGCCCGAGGTACCCGCTGGGCGGGATCTGCGACAGATAGCGGACGTGAACCGTGATCGGGACATCATACTTCTTCGCCAGCCCGGTAACGGCCATCACCTCAGGCGAACCCACTACTGTATAGTATCCCAGCGGGTAGGAGATGCCGATCGCGCCCCGCTTCAGGCCGTTCTCGACGGCTTCCAGGATGAGCGGCTCATCCATCGGGTCGTAGACCTTGGTCTTGAACAGTGCACCGTCCTGCATCGCAGCGCCGAGCGCACCATTGTAAATCGGGCTGCGTCCGGGATCGACGCCGTCGAGTACCGCGATTCGTGAGAAGGCGTGCGAGGCCGACGTGCCGTAGTTCAGGATTGCGGTTTCGTTCTCCCAGTAGGCGTAGAAGTCATCAACTCCGTGAGCGCCGAGTTCGAGATCGAGCGGGGTCGTGACGCCGTCCCGCGCATAAAGCCGGAAGGCGTAAGGCTCCTGCCCGTGGCTGTGATAGTCGATGAAACCCGGGGCCACGACATGGCCGGTGGCGTCGATCACCCGAGCACCTTCCAGCGCCTCGGTCGAGATTTCCGTGATAAAGCCGTTGTTGATGCCGACATTGGCAATCTGGTCGAAGCCCGTATCCGGATCCATCACCCGGCCGTTTTCAATCACGATATCGAAAGACTGGGCCAAGGCGGGAAGGTCTGCACAAGTGACGGACAATGCCAATGCGGCCAAGAAAGTCGTGTTTTTCACTACCTGCATTTTTGTTCCTCCTGTTCCGGATTACGGCCGGTGAATATCTATTTGGTTGGAAAGACGAAGGTTGCGGTCAGGCCGAAACCGAGGCCCTCGGGGCTGGAGTCCGTTTCAGCGGCCCAATACCGCGCCCGGCCTTGCAACTGCACGAGCTGATCACCGACACTGAGGAGTTTGGAGACCCCCACATTGACCGGGCCACTCAGTTCACTCTCGGCCCAATTGTAGGTCAGCTCCGAGTTAATCGAAAAGGTCCAGGCATCCGACGTTGTGTAGGCAACGAATGGCTGCAGGAAAGTCGCGTTCAGGTCCGGCGCGTTGCTGCGTGTTTCAACAGCGCCCCACAGGTGATTTGCAAGACCGCCATAGGTCCATGGACCTTTTTGAAAAAGTACGACCCCGGTTGGACCGAACCCCAAGGTTCCCGCGCCCAGATATTCATCTGTCGAGGTCGGAATGGCCGCTATCGGACCAGCTCCAACAATCAAGTTTCCCAAAGATGTCGGCATCGGCGCGGCGGGGGATAAAAACAGACTTTGAGCTGTGTCGCTCAGGCCGAACTGTGCTCCTTGGCCTGGAATAACGCCATTCTGGTAAACAACAGGAACGATTGTCCGGCTGATCAGGTTCCAGTCTGCATTCAAGCTGAACGGAACAACAGGCTGGATGTTGGTTGTCGCGCGCCAACCGTCATTGGGCCCGACACGAAAATCGAAACTGCTCTGGATCGGAAAACTAATCAGATTGGCGACCGGGTTGTTCAGCTGTTTTGCCACATCTTCGTCTGCCATTGACGGGCCCGTCGCAAGGGCAAATACCGCGCCCGCAAGAATAAGGTGTTTGAAGTACATTATATCTTCCCTTGCTTCGAAGCTATTCGAGCCCAATAATTGGGCTAATGCAATACTACCTTGGACAGCATCCCACTTCCCGGGCCGCCCAGACCGAGGCAGTCACTGGAAAACTCATCAGGCCGGCAGTGGAACCTGATAACGGCTGTGACACCTCCGGTTTTTCCTGCCGGTATCCTGCGCAGCTGCAACGGCGATCCACAGTGAGCAAAACGGTATCAATGACCAAGCCAGTTCTGCGCCGAGAGTGTCGTGCCATTTGAAAGCATCTCCATGCCGCTCATCACCCGAACCGGAAGCTGCCGCTAAGTCAGCCTTCCACGACTCGATTGATTTGTTTCAACGAC
This window of the Roseibium alexandrii DFL-11 genome carries:
- a CDS encoding metal-dependent hydrolase family protein produces the protein MKTLICTAVAGVLACATGVAFAQGGTSDGPILFTNVDVFDGVTLELRQDVNVVVTGNKITQITADDIAVAGGQVIDGDGYTLMPGLMDTHTHMSMVSIPVARLFNDHPGYAFIRSTVDAEDMLMRGVTTVRDMGGNVFALAAAIDEGLVPGPRIYPSGRFVGQTSGHYDFRARSDTHRVFSGTEPTSDRLGYSFLADGVPQVLSAVRENLRLGASQIKIAAGGGYASPTDPLLSTQYTFEEMKAAADAAADFGTYVTMHAYTPESINRAIDAGIKDVGHGQLLDKATLERMAAEGVYLSTQPFTVCNEPQLDDFSNEKLAIVCKATAEMYQMAKEIPDLKVTYGTDMFNLPDPSDQIKQMERLLPWFEPGEILKMATGNVTGLLAMSGMKNPYPDGPIGVIEEGAYADILLVDGNPLETLDAVTDTDNLKIIMKDGKIYKNTLEN
- a CDS encoding metal-dependent hydrolase family protein, with the protein product MKKMLSTVIGGALVCAASAATAQNTTPDSPILFTNVDVFDGVNEALMEDVNVVVTGNKISAISSEELVVAGGRVIDGTDHTLMPGIIDSHTHLMFSGVTFPEILFQRQSYTTIQSTLMARDTLMNGVTTVRDMAGDVFGLKRAIDDGSIPGPRVYPSGAMISQTSGHGDFRLPAQDNPMFGGARPVSDQKGHGAQVDGVPQILAATREQLRLGASQVKLAIGGSVSGINDPLDTTQFLLEEIQAAVAAAENWGTYVTVHGYTTRAVNQAIDGGVKSIEHGQLLDRPTLERMAAEGVWLSIQPFTICSEAGLTEAQNAKQAIVCQGTGQVYEWIKELPDLKVVHGTDIFISPGPGIGVSEEVEQMERLLDWFTPYEILKMSTGNATELLQLSGPRNPYPGVLGRVEEDALADLLLVEGNPLEDIKKVTNRDNIKIIMKDGKIYKNTLP
- a CDS encoding HoxN/HupN/NixA family nickel/cobalt transporter yields the protein MRLVSAVLATVIAILITPIAPPAAAGQLATWSSLAPTVEPYDDPFAEMPSKQISDLRTVLRADLADAAGNFDTDLAEAAKAARLRLEEAGLDIEHLFTQREIIMQRRENETLGVTTTHLDKTIIMDGYVLPLRAEGGMIVEFLLVPWVGACIHTPPPAPNQIVHVNYPEGFEVTGMFTPVRLEGRLTHRPSEYDLFLVDGTRRIPASYAMEQATIGGTPGEIVASETAAADLSWFAAAQAKITNVFTAAMTNMEQGRSAGTVGLALLIAFAYGALHTLGPGHGKAVVISYFIGAGGSLRRGVAMGVQIAVMHVLSAIVIVFLLDFAVRQATGAAPSDYRMIRMASYALIVAIGAVMLWRSLAAVRVRRTTEMAGDTHHHHHHHDDHAHAGCAACSAAQNTARGGKWIAAAVGIVPCTGALIVMLFGLANDLLIPAIMMVLAISAGMAVTMSAIGVAAIWGRNWAETRVATNPQRRFRFEAGARIAAAACVLLIGATLFAGTAMYDPGERPEQGLQLVQSTVPK
- a CDS encoding amidohydrolase family protein, with translation MQVVKNTTFLAALALSVTCADLPALAQSFDIVIENGRVMDPDTGFDQIANVGINNGFITEISTEALEGARVIDATGHVVAPGFIDYHSHGQEPYAFRLYARDGVTTPLDLELGAHGVDDFYAYWENETAILNYGTSASHAFSRIAVLDGVDPGRSPIYNGALGAAMQDGALFKTKVYDPMDEPLILEAVENGLKRGAIGISYPLGYYTVVGSPEVMAVTGLAKKYDVPITVHVRYLSQIPPSGYLGLEEMLTVARTQDVPMLMHHVPSNCLGLTGKCLDLIEAAQAQGQNVIGEFYPYQYAGTYVDADYNRPGYQDRLGVTASDYVVTETGQSLTDEEFDRLRTEAPTTGLLMYTMKQEYIDEAFSRPTTIVGSDAMPYLFEDGYTGDWDKPYGAGNGHARGAGTHARILRMARENDGISLMTALSKMTYQPAVFLEDHVPQMKIRGRLQEGSAADITIFDPETVTDNATAKIGENSLPSTGIPFVIVNGQVVVDNSVVQRVDAGVAIRNPVVQ